The Mangrovimonas cancribranchiae nucleotide sequence AGCAAAATATTCCACTTCCAGATAAAACAGATTTACGGATATTTGAGTTTCTGAATATTAAGAAAAGTCCGTTATATAAAAATGCTGGAAAAGACGGAAAGGAAATTATCACATACTTAGTTCTTGACAACACCTTGCTTATTGAAAAAACATACGCCTTATTTATAAACGACTTCTGGTTTGACTACTTAAAGCCAAAAAAAATATGCAATAGAACTGATTGGGGAAATTTTATTGGTTCTGTTTTTTTCGAGCCATTTATTGAAGAAATATTAGAAAATTCATTTATCAACAATAAGCGCACTATATTTAGAACTACAGATGATTTGAAATTCAAAATTAATGGTGGTAACGAAATCGAATACGCAGATTATTACATTCGAGAAAGAGGTAATATTATCCTTGCCGAAGCTAAAAGTAATTATCTACCAACAATTCACGGATATAAAACTGTAAAAACGATAGATGATTACAATGCTCTTGATTTAGATAAATTCTATAAAGATTATGGCTTAACCCAATTAGCATCAAAAACAATAAAACTTTTTCACGAATACAAAGAATACATTAATGACAAAGCTTTTGATTTTGATAGGAAAGTGAAACTATTTCCTCTTTTAATATTCAATGATCCAATTTTTAGTTCTGGTTTAGCTTCTTTTGCATTCAAACAGAGATTTGAAAAATCTTTAAAAAAAGAGAATATCAAAATTGAAAGTGATAAGCATAAGATAATGCCTTTGACAATTATAAATCTTTCAAATTTTCAAGATATGGAACAATGTTTACAAGATGGAGATGAGAATCTATTTAATATTATTAGACATTCTCATTCAATATCGCACAAAAAAAGAGTGGCAAGCGAAGGTTCATTTGTAGTTCTCAAAAATATTGAACATTCAATAAATAAGTTGATAAAATCCAAACTAATTTCGGATAGAATTATTAGTTTATCTTGGCTGGAAAATTAGTAAAGCACTGCATACAACAACGGCTATAAGCAATTGGGGTTTAGGTGCTTAATTAAGAATAACGTAAATAAAACAAAGGTCAGTGCTAAACTGAAAAGTTAGGTGTTAAATCCCCAACTGCTCATAGCCACGACCGTTACCTTCAATTGCTCCGAAAAAAAAATGCGGATAAAATTGATTGTTTTTCTCTTTAAAAACTCCACTACCCTGCCAAAGTTGCAACATCTTTAAAACAGTAGCGGATTGAAAAGAAAAACGGATAAATATTGATAAAATGATTTTGATTAGCGGATAAAAACTAAAGCACAACGTGGATTTGAATAGCACAAAACTAATATAAACAAAAGCATAACGTGGATTTGAATAGCAAAACGCTGAAAAAAATGCAGAACGGAAAAAACTTAAAAAGCACAACGCTGATTTAAACCCTAAAAATAAAAACCCGTTTTCTATAAAAACATTAGAACTAGCGGAAAATTAAAAGCAACCCCTAAAAAATAACCACCATTGATAGAATAGCAGAGCGTGCCAAGCAGAACGTGTCGCAAAAAAAGGTAACAACGGTTATAATTCATTGCTGCGGAATTTTCTACCGAAAATTCCAGATTTTTTACTAAATTAGTTTCTCAAACGGAAAGAATCCTGCGGATTTTTCCGCAACGAAATCATAACCAAGACCGTTGGCATTAATTTAATGAAGAACATTTTAACATACATTTCATTAATTTTCATATTTAGTTGTACTTCTACAAAACAGAAAGAAAAACTAATTGGAAATTGGTATTCAAATAGTGATGACAACTATGGTTTTTTTGAGTTTCAGTTTTATAAAGACTCGCTTTTTATTTATGATAAACTTGGAAAATCTTCTGCACTATGGAAAGTTAATAAAGACAAAATTCACTTAACCGGCATAAACGGATTTACTAATAAAAAGAAATTAACGTATTCATATAATTTAAATAAATCAAACGAACTTTTAAATCTTAAACTTTTAGGGGACACCATAATTCAACTTCCTGAATTGAGGAAAGCTAAAAATGCATTTGATTTTTTAAAAAAGGCTATCGATTTGGAAATAGAATTACCTAAAAGCAAAGAACAACTAAAGAGCTTAAGTCAACCTAAAAGATTAAACTTTAACATCTATGCAGGGTTTAAAAATAAAAAACTAGTCGTAAAAACTGACTCGGCTTCTGACTTGAAAAATTTAGAAAAAGATGTAATAAAATTTAAAAATGACACAAGAAACGAACTAAAAAAATTTTTAAGATTCAACTTAATCGCTGACAAGAAAATAACTCAATCTCAAATAGACTCTATAAAAAATCGACTAAAAGAAACATCTATAAAAATTATTTTTAGAACTTATAAAAATAGTCAAATCGACTACAATGATAACACGCGATGGTATGGGAAAAATGAATAAAAAACTAATGCCAACAATGTATAACCGCAATTACGGCGGATTCGACTACGTCCGAATCCACTCGGAATTGCTAAAGTCTGTGCCAAACCGAAAATTAACGCATATTAACCCGTAACTGACGGTTATACGAGACCGTTATCAGCAATAACAAACCTCAACACAGCACCTCAACTGCGCCACGCTTATTTCGGTGCGTGTTTCGGAATTGATACGAAAATCCGCATTTTTGCCAACAAAAAGGCTACCCGATTTTCTAATTGCTGATAACGAGTCGCAGATACCAAAAGAAAAACCTTGCAAGGCTACGCCTTGACTTAATATTAATTAAAAAATTAAAATAATGAGAACAATTGAGGTTACTGGCACAAATAATCAAAAAATTACAATTATTATCGATAAAATCGAATATATAAGTCAAACGGTTGATGATAGTGACACCACTATTATTCAAACTAGTAGTTCTTTAATTAGAACTTATGAATCATACGAAAAAATAATACAATTAATTAATAGTTGATTTAGCATCTAAATTTTCACATAATAACATTAATGCTCTTTTACTGTCTTTTAGATTTTTGTCTTTTACGACATTGTAAAGTTCATTAATCAATTGTACTTGATTCTTAGATAATGGTGTTTCACTAGGTGAAACACTAATTTTTAATTTTAAATCCATAATTGTTTGCTTATTATTAATATTCATTTTTAATTCAATCTTTGTTTTTAACCGATAAAAAAGCTAGTTTGCGGTTAAAATAACAGCAGATAACATCAGATATGTTTCATTGCTACGCAATTGGTTTTTCTTTTGTTCGTTGCTCTTAAAACTTCTACCACTTTAAAGTAAACTTTACGTGGCACGTTTTCCGCAACGAAGCATATCTGCGACTCGTTGTGCATAATTAGATCAACCAAATGACAAAAAAACAAGAAAAGACTAACTGGAAACCTACGGACTCGCGATTTGTTGCTTTTTTAGATATTTTAGGATTTAAAGATATGGTAATGAGAAAATCTCACGAAGATATTTATCAAACTTTAAATCAAATATCAAAAAGTAAAAAACTTGTTGAAAAAGCGGTGGATTTAGATAAGGTTTCAAATGTATTTAATGATGCAGAAGTTTATGTTGTAAGCTTCTCTGATTCGATTGTGATTTTCTCAAAAAATGATAGTCTTGATAATTTGATTTATTTTTTATTAGCTACTCGATGGGTTTTCACAGGTGCGTTTAAAAAACAAATTCCTTTAAAAGGTGCTATTGCTCACGGAGAAATAAGTTTAAATAAAACAGAACAAATTTACTTTGGACAACCAATTATTGATTCTTACTTAATGGAGGAAGATGTAAATTATATGGGGGTTGTTGCCCATAATAGCATTGACAACTATATAGCGAAAATCAAAGAAGGAAAGGACTTAAAGCGTCTTGATAAAATTTTATTTGAAGAAAAAACTACTTTAAAATGTGGAAATATAACTCACACAAATTTAAATTGGTTTAAGATTATAAAACCAGAAGGAAAAGAGGAACCTGAAATCAAAGATATCAAAGAAAGGATTAATATTTTCAAACAGTCATCATCTGGTACAGCCAGAAAATATGTTGATAACACCTTAACGATGTTTGAAAAAATTGAAAATGACTTTATAAAATAACTATGCACAACAATGGCTATAAGTAATTGCTTGTTCTCGCCTACTTCTAAAAATCCTCGCGGATTTTTAGTTTGGTGTGTACTTGCAAAGTTAACTGCTAAACCACGCAACTACTCATAGCCGAGACCGTTAGCAAACATTTGAGTGAAAGATTGGAAAGAATACATAGAATCAACATTTAAACCGATTTCTGATTTCAAAATTGAGGATAAAACTCAAGTTGGAGAAATTGGAATTTATAGTTTGACTCACAATCTGACCGAGACAAGATTTGACTTTATATATCCTGACGAGGATTGGAAAAAAATCGGAGATGTCCAATTCTATAATCCTAAAACGAAAGGTTGGTCTGGAGAATTTTGGGAAGCGGAATTTAACAAAACGGAAAAGCAACGGCTGAATGAGTTTCTTGAACCTGCACTTGAAAAAGGCTGGTCGAGTAAAGACTTCTTCTTGAATGGAGAACATTATATGTCAAAAGTCTATTGGAATAAAAATTTTGAAGGGAATAGTTTTCGCTATTATTCAAATGGATGTATGGGATTATTGCTATTCCCTTTTTATTGGGCTATCAGAAAACTAATGGAATTGAATATTTTAAGTGGAATGAAAAAAGTAATAATTGAACCGATAAATAAAAACGTTTGCTAACAATGTATAACCGCAATTACGGCGGATTCGACTACGTCCGAATCCACTCGGAATTGCTAACGTCAGTGCTTAACCGAATATTAACGCGTACTACCCCGTAACTGACGGTTATACGAACCGTTGTACTGCATTATGAAATCGAGCATAACAATATATTTGACAGTTTTGATTTTGGTCGTTTCTTGCAAACAAAATGACAGAAAAAATGCTGAAAATAAAACAGACCGAAATCAAATTATTTTGGACTCAATTTATAGTGCAGAAAAATTTGATAGCATAAGAATTTATAAACCTTTGAGTTTAATTTATAATGGAAAACCGATTTTGAGAATTGGACAAAAAACATCTGAATTAGATTCAACACTTTCGTATCGGATGGACCCAAATATGGACTATCAAGGCTACGAATATCTAATTACGGACTATTTGACTACCGATGACAATTTATCAATCGAACTTGGAAATCATTCCTCATTAAACGGAATAGTATTTTTTTCAGCGAACAGAAAATCAAATCAAATTTTTAATGTTTCAGCGAGTTGGTATTTTGACTTAAACCAAGAAAATATGGAGCAAATTGCTATTGACTCAATTAAAAAACGAATATTTCCGATTTTAAAAGACAAAATCCAACTTAAAAATAACTGGAATTATGAATTTGAATCGGAAAGCCAAATAGAGAAATTTAAATTAATACAGAGAGAAACCGACAATGGTTGGAATCTGAATTACGAAGTGGAATTGAAAAAATAACGCAGTACAACAATGTATAAATTCAATTGCGGCTGAATTTCCTGCGGAAATTCATTGCAATTTTCTATCTTTCAGTCTCAATCGGAAAATCGTACCGATTTTCCGCAACTGAAATTTATACGCTAACGTTAGCTACCATTTGAAAAAAATCCTGAATTGAATAAGAAAACTAATTTTTTAAAAATGACCGCTTGGTTCTTACTTGTAGTAGGAATAATTCTTTTGATTCCAAGTTGGGGCGGAACAATAATTTTAATTGGAATAAGCATTATAATTTTTGTTTTGAACTTTATTTTTAAAAATTATTCAAACCGATTTAAAAACAATATATGCTTATCAATTTGGGTGATTTTGGGACTAACTATTTATCAATTGACAAAAAAAATTGTAATTCACACGTCTGGTGAACCACAAAATATTTATGTTGTCACTGGAATTGAAAACAAACCAAAAATTCACTCTTGGTGGAAATGGAAAAATAACATTACAATTGATACGACTTATACAATTTACACTTCTTCAAAAGGCAATGAAATTAAATTAGACAACGTAGAAATCTATGATGAAAATGGAAAAAGTATTGGAAATCGCGGAGCTGGAAGAGATATAAGTTATTGTGGAGAAAAAAAAGCTTTATTAAATTTTCAAACTATTTATTTATTCAGTCGAGAAAGAGATAGTATTGAATTAAAAAGAGGAAATGAATTAAGAAATGAATTAAGAAACGAACAGAAAAAAAGATGTAAAAACGGTAGCTAACAATGTATAACCGCAATTACGGCGGATTCGACTACGTCCGAATCCACTCGGAATTGCTAACGTCGGTGTTTAATCCAAAAATTAAGTAACTTTAAATCGGTAACTGCGGTTATACGAGACCGTTGTACCCAATTTAACCAGAACGCAAACTGAATGTATAGTGTCGAAGAAATAAGAGAAAACTACAAAGGATTTTCCGATTCAAAAATTGAGAATATTGCGAAAAAAGAATCGAAAGGTTTAAGAAAAGAAGTTCTCGGAATTTTAAAAGAGGAAATTGAGAAAAGGAATCTTGACAAAAACTTAATTAATTGGGTAGAAACTGAAACCAAAACTTACGACGGAATTGAACGCGATTCTCTAATCAAGAAAATCCAAAATCTGAATTGCCCAAAATGCTCTGAAAAAAAAGACCGCCTTTATGGATTTGAAATTAATAAAGTTGTTTCTGTTATACTTTTTGCAAACGACACACGGAATGAAAAAATATTGTGTTTAAGTTGCGGAAAAAAAGCAAAATTAAAAGCAATATTTATTACTTTTTTCGCTGGTTGGTGGTCAAGACGTGGAATTCTTTTAACACCTTGGATTGTAATAAAGGATTCATTTAACTTTTTGTTCATTAACAAAATAAGTGACAAAATAATTAATCGACTAATTGACGAGAATACTGGACATTTTCGGAGAAAAGGAACTGAAAACGGAACTTTAAATCGACTAATTAAAAGAAGAAACGAAAAGGAAATTTTAGAAAACGAAGGATATGATTTCACCTGATAAAAAACTGGGTACAACAATGTATAACCGCAATTACGGCGGATTCGACTACGTCCGAATCCACTCGGAATTGCTAACGTTTGTGCTAAACCGAAAATCATTAACTTTAAATCCGTAACTGACGGTTATACGAGACCGTTGCCCACAATTTGAAAAAAAACGCAGAAAAAAATCGAAACAAAATAATTTATGGAATTATACAACCAACTAAAAGGACTTGCAGATAAAGTCGAACAACTAAAAGACAAAATCGACACGGAAGAATCAACAAAACACGCTTTTACACTTCCATTTATTAATATTTTAGGTTACGACACCTTCAACCCGACCGAAGTCGTTCCTGAATTTACAGCGGATTTAGGACTGAAAAAAGGCGAAAAAGTTGATTATGCAATCTTTCAAAACGAAACACCAATTTTAATTGTTGAGTGCAAACATTGGAAACAAAATTTAGATGTTCATAATTCCCAACTTTTTAGATATTTTCACGTAACAAAAACCCGTTTCGCACTTTTGACAAACGGAGTTCAATACCGATTTTATACCGACTTGGAAGAAACGAACAAAATGGATGAAAAACCATTTTTGGAATTTGACATTACCAAACTAAAAGAAAGTTCAGTTAAGGAAATTGAGAAATTTCATAAATCAAAATTTGACGTTTCAAAAATTGTCGATAATGCAAGTAATTTAAAATACACTCGTGAAGTAAAATCGTTAATTGACCAAGAACTTTCCGAACCTTCGCAAGAATTTGTAAAACTTTT carries:
- a CDS encoding type I restriction endonuclease yields the protein MELYNQLKGLADKVEQLKDKIDTEESTKHAFTLPFINILGYDTFNPTEVVPEFTADLGLKKGEKVDYAIFQNETPILIVECKHWKQNLDVHNSQLFRYFHVTKTRFALLTNGVQYRFYTDLEETNKMDEKPFLEFDITKLKESSVKEIEKFHKSKFDVSKIVDNASNLKYTREVKSLIDQELSEPSQEFVKLFANRAYGGRLTSKVMEEFTEIVSKAFNQTISEKVNDRLNSALNKEQEKQQAEEEIVEEPKSKVETTEEEMEAYQIVVAILRRKIGKERIVHRDTQSYFGILLDDNNRKPICRLHLNGGTKYISLFDQDKNESREKIETVDDIYNFEKQLLETINYYDNE